DNA sequence from the Geobacter sp. AOG2 genome:
AAAGACAGGGCGAAGAGTACGATGTCGGGTAGATCCTTGATAACCTGCTGGGAGACCCCCTGCTCAAACAACTCCATATACAGAAGGTCGTCGTCGTGGAACTCCTTGGCAAACCTGCCGCGGCGGAGAGCCGCCCCATAGGGGGAGTTATGAAACTGTTCCATGTATTTGAAATCGAGGGGGTGAGCAGTCCAGTATTTGAGGAGTCCGACGCCCAAATGCAGAAAACGCTCTCTGATGGGGCGCTCCGTCTGGTATCCCTCCCGGAGAGCCTCCAACAGCTTTCCCTCAACTTCCCGGTATAATTCCTTGATGAGAATATCCTTGCTTTCGAAGTAACAATAGATCGTCCCAGCTGCGACCCCGGCCCGCTCGGCGATCATGGCCATGGGAGCACCATGGAATCCCTGATCGGCAATGATCTGTAACGCCGCCCGAACAATATCCTTACGCTTATCAGGTCTTGCCATACGCCACCGACTCCCTCTAAGTATCGAATGAACAGTCATTCAAAATGTTAATTTATAATAGGTACAA
Encoded proteins:
- a CDS encoding TetR/AcrR family transcriptional regulator, translating into MARPDKRKDIVRAALQIIADQGFHGAPMAMIAERAGVAAGTIYCYFESKDILIKELYREVEGKLLEALREGYQTERPIRERFLHLGVGLLKYWTAHPLDFKYMEQFHNSPYGAALRRGRFAKEFHDDDLLYMELFEQGVSQQVIKDLPDIVLFALSFGPLITLARDNILGFIQLNDALIEKTVAACWDGIKR